A stretch of DNA from Halorubrum sp. BOL3-1:
CCGTCGTGTTCTTCGTGAAGACGATCTCCTCGCGGCCTGCGGCGCCGACGAAGTCGGCGACCGCGTCGTGAGCCTCCTCGTAGGCGACCGACGCCTCTTGGCTCAACTGGTGGATCCCGCGGTGGACGTTCGCGTTGTAGCTCCGGTAGTAGTCGGAGATGGCGTCGACCACCGGGTCGGGCGTGTGCGACGTCGCTGCGTTGTCGAGGTAGACGAGGGGCGTGTCGTCGCCCTCGCCCTCGCCCGCGGTCTCCGGGTCCCCGCCGACCCGCCGATCGAGGATCGGGAAGTCGGCGCGGAGCGCCTCCACGTCGAACGGGTACTGTCCTTGGACTCCCATTACCAGACGTAGGGTCCCGAACAGTAACATACCTTCGGTCCGGTACCTCTTGCTGGTATCGCGGACGCCGATAACCCCGCGGTCCGCGGTGGTTCGCGCCCGGATCGACGACGGCGACTCGCTCGCCCGATTCCCTACTCCCCCCAGTCCGGGTTCGCCCGCGGCGGCGAGAAGATGTCGTAGCCGACGGCGGGCTCTTCGCCGCGGTTCTCCGCGGCGTGGGGCTCGCCGCCGGGGATCACGTACGTGTCGCCCGCCTCGACGACGCGGTCCTCGCCGCGGACGACGAACGTTGCCGCTCCGGCGGTCAGCATCCCGATCTGCTCGTGCGGGTGATCGTGCTCCGGAACCGTCTCGCCCGGTTCGATCTCGAACCGCTGGATGCTCATCTCTCCGCCGACGGCGCCCTGCGTGAGGAACACGCCGTCGACCGCCTCGACCGCCTCAACGTCCGCGTCGGGTACGACGTCCATACGGAGCCCCGAGGTCCGTAGGCACCTAAATCCGCGGGAGCGGGCAGTCGAGGTCGCGGCCGTCGGCGCGGAGCGCCCACGCCCCGCGCGTCGGCCGACTCACGGGAAGGGGTGGTACTCCCGATCGAGCGCCGGCTCGAACCCCATCGACCGCGGCACCTCGCGGGCGCGGTCACCGAAGAACGGGTCGCCGGTGAACAGCGGCTGTGCGCCCGGAACCAGCACCCGAACGGTCTCGAACCCCAGCGCCGCGAGGTCGCGCGTCGTCACCCGCGCGACGTACGGGTCGAGCCCGACGCGCTCGACGCGGTCGACGACGGCCGCCAGCTCCTCGGTCCCCGACGGCTCCGGCTCTCCCACCTCCTCGGTCGAGACCGTCGCGTCCGGGTCGAAGAACGCGGCTGTCCCCGCGGGCCGGTCGGCGTGGTGGCCGATCGCCGCGCCCTGCTCGTCGGCCGCCTCCCGGCCCATCGAGTGTAGTTCGGTCCAGTTCTGGAGCGCCTCGGCCAGCGCGCTCCGCGCCGCCGCAGCCGGGTCGAGGTCGGCGCCCGACCCCGCGGCGAACCGCGGCCAGTCGCCCTCGCGCTCCACCGCGACCGCGACCACGGGGACGTCCACGTCGGTGGTGACGAGCAGCGGCGTCACCGACAGCGACTCCGCGCGCGCCCGCTTCTCCAGCTCGTCGAACCCCGAATCGTCGACGTCGAGTCCGAGCGGCTCCGTCGTGGAGTACCAGCTCGTCATCGTCGCGTCGCGTTCGATCGTCTCGTACAGCCCCGAGAGCGCGGCGTCCGGTCCGGAGCTACCGAGTCCGAGCCCGGTCGTGATCGGCGGCCGATACCGCCGCTCCGGCGGCGGGAAGTGGACGAACTCCGCCGGGAGGCTCGCCGGCTCGCCGGTCCCGAGGCGCTCGCCGCGCACCCACGGGAGCCGGTCGTCTCGGTCGTACGCCGCGGCGCCGTCGGGGCGGACGAACGCGTCGGGAGCGACGGGACTCGGTACGTTCGCGGCCGGCGCGCGCGTGAACGACGCCTCACGGTAGACGCCGGCCGCGTACCGCTCTAACCCCTCTCCGAGCGCCTTCATGAACGCGGCGTCCCAGCCGGCCGCCGCCCCCCCGCCGAAGTCGGCGGCGTCGGCGTCCGAGAACGGCGTCGTGTCCGCGACCCGCGCAACGTAGTACGGCACGGGGAACGACTCCTGTTCCCCGACCTCGCTCAGGGCGCCGATACGGGGGTCGACGGCCCGCTCCGCGCGGTCGATCGCGTCGTCGAGACCCCGCTCGACGTGATCGCGGGGGAGCGCGTCGTCGGGGTCGACGCCGCAGCCGCACCCGGGTGCGGGTAGCAGCGTCCGCTCGCCGCTGGGCACCTCGACGACGGTGTCGGCCACGGGGTCGCCGGCGAGCAGCCGGATCGTCTGTCGCCCCGCTACCGCACCGGCGTAGCGCACGGCCGACCGGCGCCCCGTCGGCGCGTCGGCCGGATCCGGGCCGCCGCTCTCGACGCGGGCGCGCAGGCAGTCGTGACAGGCGTCGTCGAAGACGGTCACCGCGGCGTCGACGTCCGCCAGAGGGACGCCGCCCAGACCGCCCACCTCGACGGCGACCCACCGGTCGAGCAGCTCGTTCGCGGCCGCGAACGCCGCCGACCCGGCGGTGTCGACGACGACCGCTAGGTCGAACCCGTCGAGCAGTTCCGCCTCGACGGGCATCGCGTTCACGTCGACGTCTCCGAGCGCCGCCGCGGCCGCCTCGACCCCGGGGCCGTCGCCGACAAGTCCGATATCCATACCCGGTCGACGCGAGGGGGCGAAAAAAAGCCGCGGGTCCGCGGCGCGGTGAGCGACCCGGTCGACCGAGACCGGTCAGGCCGGCGTCGCCGCCATCATCTCGGCGGTCTCGGCGGCCAACTCCTCGGCGTCGCCGCCCCGGAGGCGCCCGTCACCGAGCTTCAGGCGGAGCCGGGGTCGGCCGACGTCGATCGGGACCTTCTCGGTGTCGATGATCCCGAGGTCTTCGAGGCGCGTCTTCGTCCGGGAGAACGTCGCCTTCGAGGCGATGCCGACGTCTTCGCCCCACTTCGAGACGTCGTAGAGGAGCACGTCGTTCTTCGCCGCGACGAGCAGCGAGACGGTCACCTCGTCGAGGTCGACGCTCCCGTCGGTCTCGGTCGCGTCGAGGACGGCGTCGAAGTCGGCGCGGGCCTCGGTGCCGATCTCGGACTCCAACGTCTCGCGGACCCGGCTGATAGCCGGCGTGCGGAGCGTGTACGCCGCGGCGTCGTCGAAGGCGGCCCGATGAGTCTCGTACACCTCGTCGACGAACTCGCCGTCCTCGGTCGAGAGCGCGGCGACGCCTTCCCCGACGGTGACCAGCGCGACGACCCGGGACCGGGAGACGAACAGGGCGTTGTCGACCTCGCCGTCTAACACCCGGAGGTCCAACGCGCCGTCGGCGACGAGGTCCGCGGCCCGAGACGCGACGACGAAGTCGTCGAACACGTCCTTGAGCGTGCGTTCGTCCGCGAGCATCGACAGCGTCGGGAGGTCGTCCCGCCCGACGGCGGTCTCGACCAGCGATACGATCGTCTCCGCCGAGGGGTCGACGACGAGCAGCTCGTCGTCGTCGCCGGCGAAGGCCGCTTCGAGCGCCGCCTCGACGTCGGCGGCCAGTAAATTCGACACCATTTATCTCTTCGTATAAAAGCCGGTTACGTATTTAATATTAACGGGACTTGGAGGGCGAACAACCTCTGTAGAGGGCCTGAAACGGCCAAAAAGGGTATTTCGGTCATCAGTGGGTGGCGCGGACTGTGCGACGAATCCGCCCCCGGAGCGGCGCCGCGTCTCCGGAGACGACGAGACCAATTTCCGACGGCGACGGAAGGATTAATGCGCGGTCGCGCCCGGTTTCGTGTATGGACCACGAGCACGTCCGAGAGGTCGACCCGGCGGTCGCCGACGCGCTGGCCGGCGAGCGCGACAGACAGGAGCAGACGCTCGCGATGATCGCGAGCGAGAACCACGTGAGCGAGGCCGTCCTGGAGGCGCAGGGGAGCGTCCTCACCAACAAGTACGCCGAGGGCTACCCGGGCGAGCGGTACTACGCAGGCTGCGAGTACGCCGACGAGGTGGAGGAACTGGCGATCGAGCGAGCGAAGGAGCTGTGGGGCGCAGACCACGTCAACGTCCAGCCCCACTCCGGAACGCAGGCGAACCAGGCGGTGTACTACTCGGTCCTCGAACCGGGCGACAAGATCCTCTCGTTGGAACTGAACCACGGCGGCCACCTCTCGCACGGCCACCCCGCGAACTTCACCGGACAGCTGTACGACGTCGAGCAGTACGAGGTCGATCCCGAGACGGGGTACATCGATTACGAGGGGCTTCACGACACGGCGGAGTCGTTCGAGCCGGACATCATCGTCTCGGGCTACTCGGCGTACCCCCGCACGGTCGAGTGGGAGCGCATCCAGGCGGCGGCGGACGCGGTCGACGCGTACCACCTCGCGGACATCGCCCACATCACCGGACTCGTCGCCGCCGGGGTCCACCCCTCGCCGGTGGGCGTCGCGGACTTCGTCACCGGCTCGACGCATAAGACGATCCGCGCCGGCCGCGGCGGGATCGTGATGTGCGACGAGGCGTTCGCAGACGATATCGATGCCGCCGTCTTCCCCGGCGGGCAGGGCGGCCCGCTGATGCACAACATCGCCGGCAAGGCGGTCGGGTTCGAGGAGGCGCTCGACCCCTCCTTCGAGGAGTACGCGCAGCAAGTCGTCGACAACGCCGAGGTGCTCGGGGAGACGCTTCAGGAACACGGCCTCTCTCTGGTCTCCGGCGGCACCGACAACCACCTCGTGTTGACCGACCTGCGCGACTCGCACCCGGACCTCTCGGGCGGCGACGCGGACGACGCGCTCGCGGCCGCGAACATCGTCCTCAACGGGAACACGGTGCCCGGCGAGACGCGGTCGCCGTTCGACCCCTCGGGGATCCGCGCGGGCACCGCCGGACTCACCACCCGCGGCTTCGACGCCGACGCGATCGAGGAGGTCGGCGACCTGATCTACCGCGTCGTCGACGACGTCGACAGCGAGGACGTCATCTACGAGGTCGGAGAGCGCGTCGTCGAGCTCTGCGAGGCGCACCCGCTGTACGACTGATCGCGGCGGCACCCTGTTCCCCCCGCGACCGACGGCGGTCCCGTCCCGCGGGACAGATCCATGCGTAAAAGTGGGGGCGGGTCACACGGGTCGGTATGGACGCTCCGCCGTTTCTCGCCGCCCGCCTCGACCGCGACGCCGCGCCGCTCGCGGTCGGAGACGTGATCGCGTTGATCCTACTGTTGACCGTCGGAACGCTCAACCACACCACCGTCGAGTTCCTCACCGCGAATCCGCTGTACCTGCCGGGAGTGTACGCGCCGTTCCTGATCGGCTGGGCGGTGGTGGCACCGCTTGTCGGCGCCTACTCCGCGGGCGCGGTCGAGACCGCGAAGTCGTCGGTCCCGCTCGTCGTCAGGTCGTGGATCCCCGCCGCGTTCGTGGGACTCGCGCTCCGCGCGACCGCCTTCCGCGGCGGGGCCGAACTCACGTTCGCGGCGGTCATGCTCGTGTTGGGATCGCTCGCACTCGGCGGCTGGCGGGCGCTGTACTTCCGGCTTCGGTAGTCGTTCCCGGTCCGTCCCGGCCCCGATCGTCGCCCGATGCCATCCTCCCGCTTCGATTCCCATCCCCGCCGCCGCGGTCCAGAACCGATTCACAAGTGATGGGTTACATCTTCGTGTTCACTGTGGAACTACCAACGAACCACGAGAAAAATTTAATACGGATTTTCAAATAGTATTCAACGGAATCATGACCGGATACTACGACTACGTCCCCGGGCTCATCCCGGCAGCGCTGATCGGTGTCACCGCCCTCCTCGCCCTGTTCGGGCTGTCGCTGACGGCTGCGATGCCCGCGGGCGCGGTGGCGGCCGCCGCCGTGATGACCCACGCGACATTCGTCAGGGCGCCGGTCACCGACGACGGCTCCGCGGTCGCGGAGGCGTCGCGCCCCGCTCGCGGAGACGCGGGTCCGAGTGGGCGGTCGTCGGCGTGACGCTCGGCCGATCGCCGCGTCCTGTACAGTTTAGTTCCCGCACCTCGACGGGTCGAGTATGACCGACGCCTTGTTCTTATCGAGCGCCGAGGTCGACGACCTCGCGGAGCCGGCCGACTACGTCGCCGCCGTGCGCGACGCCTACCGACAGGTGGGCGAGGGCGCGCCCGCGGAGCCGCGAACGACGCTGCGCAACCGCGAGCCGCCCGGAATGTTCACGAGCTACGCCGCCGTGCTTCCCGAGACGGGCGCGATGGGCGGGTACACCTACTCCGCGGGGTTCGGCGCCGGCGACGCGTGGTTCATGACGCCGCTCTTCGACGCCGAGTCGGGCGAACCGCTCGCGGTGATCGACGGCGCGTCGATGAACCCGTTCAAGACCGGCGCGACGGGCGGGGTCGCGGTCGACGCGCTCGCCCGCGAGGACGCGACCGAACTCGCCGTGATCGGCAGCGGCGCGCAGGCGCGCGGACAGATCGCCGCGACCGCGACGGTCCGCGAGTTCGAGGCGGTCCGCGTCTTCTCCCCGACCCCGGAGAACCGCGAGTCGTTCGCCGCCGACTTCGACGAGCGCCTCGCCGCGGACGTCTCCGCGGTCGCGAGCGCGAGCGCCGCGTTGGCGGGCGCGGACGTGGCCATCACCGCGACGACCGCGAGCGACCCCGTCGTCGACGACGCCGACGTCGAGCCGGGAACGCACGTCACGGCGATGGGTCAGTACCACCCGGAGAAGAACGAACTCCCGCCCGAACTCGTCGCGCGAGCCACCTACGTCCCCGACCTCCGAGCGCGCGCGACCCAGGACGCCGGCTCGTACCTCGCCGCGGTCGACGCCGGCCTGATCGAGGAAGGAGAGGGGATCGCGGCCGACCTCGGCGAGGTCGTCGCGGGCGACCACCCCGGCCGGACGAGCGACGACGAGGTGACGGTCTTCGACTCCGGCGGCACCGGCGTCGAGACGGTCGCGGCCGCGCACATGCTCTACGAACGGGCGACCGAGGCGGGTCGGGGACAGACCATCGACTTCGCGCCCGCGAGCGAGGCGCTGACCGGCGAGTAGTCGGGTACTGACCGGCGGGTTGTCGGGCGCTGACCGGGAGGGACGGGAAATTCAAGTGCGCTGCCCGCCTCTCCGTCGACATGCTCATCGGCATCGTCTCCGACACGCACGACGATCTCGCCGCCGCCGGGGCGGCCGTCTCGCTGTTCGAGCGCGAGGGGGTCGACGCTGTCGTTCACTGCGGCGACTTCGTCGCACCCTTCTCCGTGACACCGTTCGACGCCGACTTCGGGTTTCACGCGGTCCGCGGGAACAACGACGGCGAGTGGGCCGTCAAGTCGACCGTCGAGGCGTTCGGCACGTATCACGGCGAGGCGGCGCACCTCGCGTTCGACGGTAGCGACGACACGGGCGGCGACGACGCGGACGCTGTCGATGTCGCGGTCACCCACGGGACGAGCGGCCTCCTCGTGGACGCGCTCGTCGACTGCGGCGACTACGACTACGTGTTCCACGGCCACACCCACGCGCACGGCGTCGAGGCCCGTGACGGAACCGTCCGCGTGAATCCGGGCGGGCTCCCGATCCCGGTCGAGGGCGCGGACGACGCCTTCCGGGTCGCGTCGCTCGACACCGCCGAGTCCGGCGTCGACGCGGTGACGCACCACGTCCTCGACTCATAAATAGCTACCAGCAGATCGACGGCGGACACCTCCAAAACCCCAGCCGCGAGCCCTCGCGGCTGCCCCTTTGAGTCCCGCCCCGCACAGCACCGCAACCGCAGCCTCACGCCTCCCCAGCCTCGTCGTCGGCTCCCGGTGGTCGCCGCCGACTCCCTCGCGCGTGCGACCCGCGGCCTCCGGCCGCCCGTCGGCACGCGCCACCGCGCCGTTATTTATAAGAGGTCGCGCCGCCGCGAGCTGGCATTTAAGCCGCGATTACACCCCCGAGTTTTATCGCCGCTCGCTCGCTCAGTTACGCCTATGAGACACGCACAGGGACCGCTCCTCACGATCGACCTGACCAATCGGACCGCGTCGACGAGGCCGATCGACGACCGGCTCGCGTCGTTCGCCGGCGGCCGCGGGCTGAACACGTCGCTCGCGTACGACCGGATCCCGTTCGACGCCGACCCGCTCGGCCCGGAGAACCGACTGTACCTCTCGACCGGGCCGATGCAGTACTCGACGACCTCCTACACGGGCCGGATGGCCGCGACGGGCCTCTCGCCGCTCACGAACGGCCTGTGCTCATCGAACGCGGGCGGGTTCCTCTCGCGGAACGTCACGGGCGCGGGGTACGCCGCGGTCGAGCTCGTCGGCGCGAGCGACGACCTCCTCGCGGTCCACGTCCGCGAGATCGGTCCGGACGGTGAGCCGGACGTGACCTTCGAGGCGGTCTCGGACCTGGAGCAGGCGGAGGTGTCGGCCGTCTCGGACCGCTTCGCGGAGACGCACGACTTGGAGCCGCAACACGTCGCCTGCATCGGTCCCGCGGGCGAGAACGGGGTCCGGTTCGCGTCGGTCATGACTTCGGACACGCGGGCGTTCGGGCGCGGCGGGCTGGGGGCCGTCCTCGGGTCGAAGGGCGTGAAGGCGCTCACCTTCGACGGCGATGCGGACGCCGAAATCGACCTCGACTGGCCGGACGACGCGGGCGAGGTCCACCGCGAGGCCGCCACCTCCGACTCGATCATGAAACGGCAGGGGACGACGAGCGTGACGGAGCTGGCAAACGAGGTGGACGCGCTCCCGTCGTACTACTTCGCGGAGCGGTCGTTCGAGGGCGTCGAGGGCATCTCCGGCGACCGCGTCGAGGAGAAGAAGCACGAGAAGGGGACCTGCTCCAGCTGCGCGTTCGCCTGTAAGCTCCCGACCCGCGACGAGGAGACGGGCGTCGAGACGGAGGGCCCGGAGTTCGAGACCGTGATGGCGTTCGGGTCGAACGCGGGCGTCGACGACGTCGTCGACGTGATGCGCGCCAACGAGCTGTGCGACGAACTGGGGATGGACACCATCTCCTGTGGCGACGTCGTTTCGATGTTCTTAGAGAGCGAAGACGAGTTCGGCAACGCGGGGCTGGTCCGCTCGCTCGTCGAGCAGATCGCCTACCGCGAGGGGGTCGGCGACAAGCTCGCGGAGGGCGTCCACCGCGCCCACGCGGAGTTCGGCGCGGCGGACTGGACGGTGAAGGGGATGGAGTTCTCCGGCCACGACGGCCGCGCGCTCAACGGGCAGGGGCTCGCGTTCGCGACCGCGAACCGCGGCGCGGACCACATGTACGGAGAGTTCTACCCCTACGAGTACCCGCTCGTCGACCCCGACGACGCGCTCGACCCCGAGGGGCTCGACGGGAAGCCGCCGAAGCTCGTCGAGAAGGAGAACCGCAACGCGGTCCTCGACTCGGCGGTCGTCTGTAAGTTCTCGCGGGGCACCGTCACCGACGACCGGCTCGCGGCGCTGCTCGACGCCGACTACGACGACCTTCTGGCGCTCGGCGCGCGGGTCGTGGAGCTGGAGCGGGCGTTCAACAACGCCCGCGGCTTCGACCGCGGCGACGACACGCTCCCCTACGCCGACGCGATCGAGGGGTTCGACGCGGCGCTCTCGGAGTACTACGCGATTCGGGGCTGGAACGACGACGGCACGGTCCCCGGT
This window harbors:
- a CDS encoding cupin domain-containing protein, coding for MDVVPDADVEAVEAVDGVFLTQGAVGGEMSIQRFEIEPGETVPEHDHPHEQIGMLTAGAATFVVRGEDRVVEAGDTYVIPGGEPHAAENRGEEPAVGYDIFSPPRANPDWGE
- a CDS encoding YcaO-like family protein yields the protein MDIGLVGDGPGVEAAAAALGDVDVNAMPVEAELLDGFDLAVVVDTAGSAAFAAANELLDRWVAVEVGGLGGVPLADVDAAVTVFDDACHDCLRARVESGGPDPADAPTGRRSAVRYAGAVAGRQTIRLLAGDPVADTVVEVPSGERTLLPAPGCGCGVDPDDALPRDHVERGLDDAIDRAERAVDPRIGALSEVGEQESFPVPYYVARVADTTPFSDADAADFGGGAAAGWDAAFMKALGEGLERYAAGVYREASFTRAPAANVPSPVAPDAFVRPDGAAAYDRDDRLPWVRGERLGTGEPASLPAEFVHFPPPERRYRPPITTGLGLGSSGPDAALSGLYETIERDATMTSWYSTTEPLGLDVDDSGFDELEKRARAESLSVTPLLVTTDVDVPVVAVAVEREGDWPRFAAGSGADLDPAAAARSALAEALQNWTELHSMGREAADEQGAAIGHHADRPAGTAAFFDPDATVSTEEVGEPEPSGTEELAAVVDRVERVGLDPYVARVTTRDLAALGFETVRVLVPGAQPLFTGDPFFGDRAREVPRSMGFEPALDREYHPFP
- the tbsP gene encoding transcriptional regulator TbsP, translated to MVSNLLAADVEAALEAAFAGDDDELLVVDPSAETIVSLVETAVGRDDLPTLSMLADERTLKDVFDDFVVASRAADLVADGALDLRVLDGEVDNALFVSRSRVVALVTVGEGVAALSTEDGEFVDEVYETHRAAFDDAAAYTLRTPAISRVRETLESEIGTEARADFDAVLDATETDGSVDLDEVTVSLLVAAKNDVLLYDVSKWGEDVGIASKATFSRTKTRLEDLGIIDTEKVPIDVGRPRLRLKLGDGRLRGGDAEELAAETAEMMAATPA
- the glyA gene encoding serine hydroxymethyltransferase, producing MDHEHVREVDPAVADALAGERDRQEQTLAMIASENHVSEAVLEAQGSVLTNKYAEGYPGERYYAGCEYADEVEELAIERAKELWGADHVNVQPHSGTQANQAVYYSVLEPGDKILSLELNHGGHLSHGHPANFTGQLYDVEQYEVDPETGYIDYEGLHDTAESFEPDIIVSGYSAYPRTVEWERIQAAADAVDAYHLADIAHITGLVAAGVHPSPVGVADFVTGSTHKTIRAGRGGIVMCDEAFADDIDAAVFPGGQGGPLMHNIAGKAVGFEEALDPSFEEYAQQVVDNAEVLGETLQEHGLSLVSGGTDNHLVLTDLRDSHPDLSGGDADDALAAANIVLNGNTVPGETRSPFDPSGIRAGTAGLTTRGFDADAIEEVGDLIYRVVDDVDSEDVIYEVGERVVELCEAHPLYD
- a CDS encoding DUF3054 domain-containing protein — its product is MDAPPFLAARLDRDAAPLAVGDVIALILLLTVGTLNHTTVEFLTANPLYLPGVYAPFLIGWAVVAPLVGAYSAGAVETAKSSVPLVVRSWIPAAFVGLALRATAFRGGAELTFAAVMLVLGSLALGGWRALYFRLR
- a CDS encoding ornithine cyclodeaminase family protein gives rise to the protein MTDALFLSSAEVDDLAEPADYVAAVRDAYRQVGEGAPAEPRTTLRNREPPGMFTSYAAVLPETGAMGGYTYSAGFGAGDAWFMTPLFDAESGEPLAVIDGASMNPFKTGATGGVAVDALAREDATELAVIGSGAQARGQIAATATVREFEAVRVFSPTPENRESFAADFDERLAADVSAVASASAALAGADVAITATTASDPVVDDADVEPGTHVTAMGQYHPEKNELPPELVARATYVPDLRARATQDAGSYLAAVDAGLIEEGEGIAADLGEVVAGDHPGRTSDDEVTVFDSGGTGVETVAAAHMLYERATEAGRGQTIDFAPASEALTGE
- a CDS encoding YfcE family phosphodiesterase, with protein sequence MLIGIVSDTHDDLAAAGAAVSLFEREGVDAVVHCGDFVAPFSVTPFDADFGFHAVRGNNDGEWAVKSTVEAFGTYHGEAAHLAFDGSDDTGGDDADAVDVAVTHGTSGLLVDALVDCGDYDYVFHGHTHAHGVEARDGTVRVNPGGLPIPVEGADDAFRVASLDTAESGVDAVTHHVLDS
- a CDS encoding aldehyde ferredoxin oxidoreductase C-terminal domain-containing protein → MRHAQGPLLTIDLTNRTASTRPIDDRLASFAGGRGLNTSLAYDRIPFDADPLGPENRLYLSTGPMQYSTTSYTGRMAATGLSPLTNGLCSSNAGGFLSRNVTGAGYAAVELVGASDDLLAVHVREIGPDGEPDVTFEAVSDLEQAEVSAVSDRFAETHDLEPQHVACIGPAGENGVRFASVMTSDTRAFGRGGLGAVLGSKGVKALTFDGDADAEIDLDWPDDAGEVHREAATSDSIMKRQGTTSVTELANEVDALPSYYFAERSFEGVEGISGDRVEEKKHEKGTCSSCAFACKLPTRDEETGVETEGPEFETVMAFGSNAGVDDVVDVMRANELCDELGMDTISCGDVVSMFLESEDEFGNAGLVRSLVEQIAYREGVGDKLAEGVHRAHAEFGAADWTVKGMEFSGHDGRALNGQGLAFATANRGADHMYGEFYPYEYPLVDPDDALDPEGLDGKPPKLVEKENRNAVLDSAVVCKFSRGTVTDDRLAALLDADYDDLLALGARVVELERAFNNARGFDRGDDTLPYADAIEGFDAALSEYYAIRGWNDDGTVPGHGDGLDAGSRATADD